The Tautonia plasticadhaerens nucleotide sequence CGCCAGGTTCCCGCCGCCGATCCCTGGTTCCTCCAGCCCGACTCGACAGCCCCGGCCCGGGCCGGTATGCTCGGGACACGGGCAGACACGCGTTCACCATCGCTCCCGATTCGGAGGGGACCCCGATGTCGACCCGCCTCGGCTCCCATACCTCCCCGGGCATCGACTACCCCGACCGCGACGGCCAGCCGAGGTCGGACAACACCTTGCAATTCCAGTGGATCGTCACCATCAAGGAGGGGCTCGAAGCCCTCTTCCGGGACCGGCCCGACGTCTTCGTCGCCGGGGACCTGCTCTGGTACCCCGTCGAGGGGGATAACAAGACGAGGACCGCCCCCGATACGCTGGTCGCCTTCGGCAGGCCGAAGGGGTATCGCGGCTCCTATCGCCGGTGGGAGGAGGGCGGCATCGCCCCCCAGGTGGTCTTCGAGGTCCTCTCCCCCGGGAACCGCTTCGGGGAGCTGCTCCGCAAGTTCAAGTTCTACGAGCGGTTCGGGGTGGAAGAGTATTACATCTACGATCCCGACCGGAACGACCTGGTCGCCTACCGCCGGGAGGGGGAGGTCCTCGTCGAGATCGCCGAGCCGAACGGCCTGGTCAGCCCCCGACTCGGCGTCCGGTTCGAGCTGACCGAGGACTCGTTCGAGATCCTCGGCCCCGACGGGAGGCGGTTCCAGACCTACGTCGAACTCGCCCGGGAGCGGGACGAGCTGCAAACCCGGGCCGACCGGCTCGCCGACCGGCTCCGGGCGCTGGGGATCAACCCGGACGAGTCCTGATCGGCCTCCCCGTCAGGCCGGGCAGAGCCGCCGGGCCGCCTCGTTGACCGGGCACCTCGGCGGCTGGCCGAGCAGCAGTCGGCGGACCTCCTCGGCCGACTTCCGGCGCATCTCCAAAAACCCCTCAACGCTATAGAAGGCGACGTGCGGTGTGAGCACCACCCGGGGATGGGAGCGGAGGCGGTCGTCGTCCAGGGGCTCGCGCTCGACCACGTCGAGCCCGGCCCCGGCGAGGTGTCCGGAGTCGAGGGCCTCGATCAGCGCCTCCTGGTCGACGATCGGCCCCCGGGCCGTGTTGATCAGGACCCCTCCGGATCGCATCCGGGCCAGCCGATCGGCGTTGACGAGGTGGTGGGAGGCCTCGTCCAGGTAGCAGTGGACGCTGACGTAGTCGCTCTGCTCGAACAGGGCCTCGGGGGTCGAGGCCCTTCGGACCCCCAGCGCCTTCTCGAAGCCGGGGGCGACGTGGGGGTCGTAGAACACCACGTCCAGCCCGAACGCTTTCGCCCGCAGCGCCGTCGCCGAGCCGATCCGCCCGCAGCCCACCAGGCCGAGCGTCCGGCCCCGCAGGCGGGGGACGCCGTAGACGACCGGCACGTCCCAGCCGCCCTTGCGGATCGCCTCGTGCGAGGGCAGGAGCCGCCGGATGACGGCCAGGAGCATCATGATGGCGTGGTCGGCCACCTCCTCGGCGCCGTAGTCGGGGACGTTGCAGACGGGGATGCCCCGCCGCTGGGCCTCGTCCACGTCGATGTTGTTGTAGCCGACCCCGGCCCGGACGATCCCCTTGCAGTGCTTGAGTCGGGAGAGGGACGCCTCGGTGAGCATCGGCACGTCGTGGTAGACGATCAGGGCGTCGGCCGTCGGCAGCGGCCCGGCCAGGTCGTCCTCGGAGACGGCCCCGGCCAGGTGGATCCGGGCGATGTCGCCGAGGATCGGCCGCTCGACGTCGGCCTCGGTGAGGAAGTCGGTCACGATGACATGGAAGGGTTCGGCCATCGGGGTCGGCTCGTCGCTCGGGGGGAGGTCCGGGAGATCGTCGGGGATTCCGCCCCCGGGATCGGTCATCGGGGGGCCGGTCGGGATCGGAACCAGGAGCGGACTCGGGCCGGCTCCAGCAGGGCGAATCGGGCCATCGAGTCGGCCCCGGGGCTGGGGCCGGAAACGAAGCCGGGGTCGGGGTCGGGGCCGATGTCCACGACCACCCGGGGCGGCAAGTTGCGGAGCAGCCGGCCGATCGGGCCGGGGGTCGGCTCGAACCGGGCGGATCGGACCCGTTCCCTCGGCACCGACCACGGCTCGCCGTCCCAGGCCGAGGGGAAGAACCAGAGGTTGCGGTCGGTCAAGACCAGGCTGCCCGGCTCCGACCGAAGGCCGACGAGCTTCCGGGCCGGGAGGGACGCCGCCACCCGCTCGGTCGCGGCGAGGTGGAAGCCGAAGCCCCGGCCGGCCTGGTCCTCGTCGTCCCGCTCGGTGATCGGCGACAGCCACTTGCGGAGCAGCCGATCGACCACGAGCCGGACGAACAGGTCGACCGCCAGGGTGAGCACCGCCGCCAGGAAGAAGGCCAAGAAGAGGGCCTGCGGCGTGTAGCCGATCAGCCAGGCCAGGCGGAACCGGCGCGGGAACCCCCGGGCCCGTCGGCGGATCATGGCCCAGAGGGCCAGTTCCATCAGCACGGCGAGCAGCACGAAGCTCCGCCACAGGAAGGCCCCGATGGCCAGCCGGATCCGGCTCGGGGTCGGGCTCGGGGCCGAAGTCGGGGTCGGAGCCGCGTCGATCATTCCCCCCTCGTTCGGTCACGTCCCCGGATCGGCTCGGATCTGCCCCGATCGGTTATCCCCGATCCCCGCCCGGGGATCAACCCGCCGAGGCCCCCGGCCGGCAACCCCGGGCGTCCGGGCCGTCGGGTTCGTAGAATCGGGCCCGATGCCGGGCCGAGCCCGACCCCGGCCCCGATCCGGCCGCCGTCGGGGCCCGGCCGTCCGTCCCCAAGGCCGCCGAGAATCACGACCCGATCGGGTCGGGGAGCCCCCATGCCTCGGATCAAGGAACGCCTGGCGCAAGGCAAGTTCGTGAAGCTGTTCGGGGTCGGCCAGCTGTTCCACCCCAAGCTCGTCGAGGTCGTCGGCGAGCACGGCGGGTACGACGGCCTCTGGCTGGACCAGGAGCACTCGGGCCTCTCGCTCAAGGAGATCGAGCTGGCCGTCCTCGCCGCCCGGGGGTACGGGCTGGACCACTTCGTCCGATTGCCGGCGACCGACTACGCCTCGATCATGCGGGTCCTGGAGATCGGCGCCGGGGGGGTGATGGTCAGCATGGTCAAGTCCGCCGAGGAGGCCGAGCAGGCCGTCCGATGGGCGAAGTTCTGGCCCCGGGGCGAGCGCGGCATGAACGGGGGCAACCGGGACGGCCGGTTCGGCCTGACTCCCATGGCCGAGTATGCCGAGAAGGCCAACGCCGAGACCTTCGTCGGCATCCAGATCGAGACGGCCGGCGCCATCGCCGAGGTCGCCGAGATCGCCGCCGTGCCCGACGTCGACCTGCTGTTCGTCGGCCCGGCCGACCTGAGCCAGGTGCTCGGCGTCCCCGGCCAGTTCGAGCACCCGAAGTGCGTCGAGGCGATCGGGCGGATCGCCGAGGCCTGCAAGCGCGCCGGGAAGCCCTGGGGCGTCGTCCCCCGGGGCACGGCCTACGCCGACCGCATGGCGAAGCTCGGCTGCACCATGTTCGTCTGCGGCCTGGACATCCACGCCCTCCACGAGGGGATCCGCGCCTTCAAGGGCCGATACGAGACGCTCTTCGACGCCGACTGACCCGAGCCCCGCCGAGGACGAGAAAAATCCGATCGGCCCGGGATGACGGCCTCCGACCGTTGTCATGGTCATAGCAAGAGGAGTCGAGGACCCGGGACGATCGGCCCATGGAACCGGAACAGCTCGCCCGGCTGATCGAGCGCCACGCCGACGCGCTGGTGCTCTTCGCCCGGCAGTGGTGCGACGCCCCCGAGGACGTGGTCCAGGAGGCCTTCGTCGCGCTCACGGGCCAGGGAACCACTCCCGAGAACCCGGCGGCCTGGCTGTTCCGGGCCGTCCGCAACGGGGCGATCAACGCCGGGACGGCCTCCCGACGGCGGAGACGCCACGAGGAGATCGCCGCCTCCTCGGCCCCCTCCTGGTTCGACCGGCCCGACGACCCGACCGGCGTCGCCGGATCGGTCGCGCACGCCATCGACCCGGACGACGCCGGGAGAGAACTCCGATCGCTGCCGGTCGACCAGCGGGAGGTGATCGTCGCCCACCTCTGGGGCGGCCTGACGTTCGGGCAGATCGCCGAGCTGACCGGCCGGTCGTCGAGCGCGGCCCATCGCCTCTATCAGTCCGGCCTGGAAACCCTGAGAACCCGCCTGGGGGCACCATGTCGCAGCCGAACCCATCGGAGCGGCCCGACCGGGACCTGATCGAGTTCGAGCGAGCCTTCGGCGCGCTCTCGCCGACGCCCGGCCGGCTCGACCGAGACCGCCTGATGTACCTCGCCGGCCGGTCGGCCGCCCGCCGATCGCGCGTCTCCCCTCGGGCCTGGCAGATGATCGCGGCCGGGTTCGCCCTGGTCGCGATCGGCGAGGCGGTCCTGCTCGTCTCCCGGCCCGACCCGGAGCCCCGGATCGTCGAGCGCCTGGTCCACGTCCCCGCGCCGTCGCCGCCCCCCGCCGATGGGGAGCCGGCGGCGGGACTCGCCTCCGCAACCGACTCCGACTCCGACTCCTCGACGGGCGACCTCGAACGGGAGCCGGATCCGGTGGTCATTCTTCGCCGGTCCCCTCGTCCCGAGGGGCGCCGAGGCGTGGCGGAAGGACGGGGCCCCGGGGTGCTCTCCCCGTCCTGGCTCCGAGGCCGGGACTTCCGCCTCGGGGTCGATCCCCTGCCCGAGCCCCCTCCCCTGCCGATCGCCATGAGGCCCCTCGTCGGGGCCCCCGACCGCCCCTACCGTTCCGAGCTGGATGCCCTCCTCGACCCGGGAGAATCGTCGTGAAACGACCCCTAATTCCCCTGATCCTCGTTTCGGCCTCGGTCGTGATCCCGGGCCCGATCCGGGCGCAATCCGACCCTCCGGAACCGACGGTCATTGTCCTGCACCCGGCCGGGGAGCCGACCCCGGCCCTGAAGTACACGCTCCTGCCCGAGCCCAGGGAGCTCCTCCCTGGCAACGCCGCCATCTTCTACCACCGGGCCCTCCACCTCCTGCTCGAGACGCAGATGGCCCAGGAGCGGCAGGCCCGGTCCGAAGGGAGAGACCAGCCCGAGCGGACCGAGGCAAACATCATCGACTGGATCGACCGTCCCCTCGGGGAGATCCCCGTCGACGAGGCCCGGGAGCAGCTCGACCTCTACGGCCGGGTGCTCCGGGAGGTCGAGCTTGGTGCATTGCGGGAAGACTGCGACTGGGAGTTCGACCGCCGCCCCGAGTCGATCGACCTGCTGCTGCCGGAGGTCCAGTCGAGCCGTTCGCTGGCCCGGCTGGTGTCGCTCCGAGTCCGGTTGGCCATTCTCGACGGCGACGTCGACGCCGCCGTCCACTGGCTCCGGACCGGCTACGCCCTGGCCCGGCACGTCAGCGACGGGCCGAGCCTGATCCAGTCGCTCGTCGGCCTCGCCATCGGCGGGGTCATGAACGGCGACCTGATCGAGCTGATCCAGCTCGAGGGCACGCCCAGCCTCTACTGGGCGATCGCCCACCTGCCCGATCCGGTCGTCGACATGTCCGCCGGCCTGGTGGGGGAGCGCTCGCTCGTCGATCGCCTGATCCCCGAGCTTCGGGAGTTGGAAGGGCCGCCCTGGAGCGTCGAGCAGGCCCGACGCTTCGTCGAGGACCTGGGCCGATCGCTCTCGGGCCTCTCCGGCCAGGCCGAGTTCGACCGCTGGACGACCGGCCTCGGCCTGACGGCCCTCTTCGCCAGGGCCTACCCCGACGCCAAGCGGTCCCTGATCGAGGGGGGGATGCCGGAGGCGGAGGTCGAGGCGATGCCGGTTGCCCAGGTCGTCGGCCTCGTCAGCTACCGCAGGAATCGGGAACTGAGCGACGACCTCTACAAATGGATGGACATCCCCTACCCCCAGGCGTACCGGCCCATCCAGGAGACCTACGAGGGCTTTACCGTCGAGCAGAAGCTGTCCGACCCCGGGGTCGTGCTGTTCGAAATGCTCCGGCCCTACCTGCTGGGCGTCAAGATGGCCGAGGTGCGAGCCGACCGCCAGCTCGCCGCGCTCCGATGCGTCGAGGCGATCCGCCTGTTCGCCGCCTCGCATGATGGCCAACTCCCCCCGAGCCTCGACGCGATCGCCGAGGTCCCCCTCCCCCTCGACCCGGCCACGGGGGAGCCCTTCTCCTACGCCGTCGACGGCGACACCGCCACCCTCTCCGCCCCGCTCATCCCCGGCGGGCCCGACCACCCGGCGTATCGGATCGACTATCAGCTCCGGCTCGCGGACTGAACCACTCAATCAACCCCTCGGAGCACCGACATGACCTCGCTCCTGCTCGCGGTCCTGACCACCGCCCCGATCCCCCCCGCCCCGGGGCAGGAGGCCCCCGACGCCCCCCGGGCCTCGGCCGTCGCCCCGTTCGTCGGCGAGGAGACCTTCGCCGTGCTGCACGTCGACCTGTCGAGCCTCGACATCGACGGACTCGCCCGTCGGCTGCTCGCCGGGTTCATGACCCCCCGGGAGGTCGACGAGGCGACCGGGGGGCTGTCTTCCTGGGTCGAGTCGCTCCGGGAGGCCGGGGCCCGGTCGTTCTTCCTGGTGGTCGACCCGGCCGACCTGCCCGGCCTGCCAATCGCCGTCGTCCCGATGACCGAGGGGGCCGACGCCGAGGCGATCGGCCGGATCCTCTGCGGGGGCGGTGAGGGGGCCGACGCCGCCTTCCCCGTCTCCTGGCCGACCTGCGCCACCTTCCGGGGGGCCGTCTTCGCCGGCACCGACGCCGCCCTGGGACGCCTGCGAGGCCGGGAGCCCGTCGCCCGCCCCGGCTTCGACGCCGCCTTCGCCGCCCCGGGGGATGCGCCCGTCCGCCTGCTGATCGCGCCGAGCGACGACCAGCGCCGGGTCGTCGAGGAGATGCTGCCCGCCCTCCCCGGGCCGCTCGAAGGGACGCCGGTCTCCGCCCTCTCCCGGGGGATGCGATGGGCGGCCCTCTCCCTGGAGGACCAGCCCCGGCCGACCCTCCGCCTCGCCATCCAGGCCGCCGACGAGCCCGCCGCCCGACAGCTCGAAGACCTCGCCCGGGACGGCCTGGGATGGGTCAAGGCCGAGACCGGGGGAGACGCCTCGATGGCCGAGTTCGCCCGGGACCTGGACCGGATCGAAATCCGGGTCGAGGGCAACCGCCTCGAACTGGTCGCCGACCTGGAGCAGGCCGCCGCCCTCGTCGGCGCCCCGCTGCGACGGGCCAGGGAGGCCGCGAAGCGGGCCCAGTGCGTCAACAACATCAAGCAACTCGGCCTGGCGATGCACAACTACCACGAACGACACAAGTCCTTCCCCCCGGCCTACAGCACCGACGCCGAGGGCCGTCCCCTGTTGAGCTGGCGCGTGCACCTGCTTGCCTTCCTGGAAGAGCAGACGCTTTTCGACGAGTTCCACCTCGACGAGCCCTGGGACAGCCCCCACAACGCGGCGCTGATCTCCCGGATGCCGGACGTCTTCCGCTGCCCCTCCGCCAATCTCGCCGAGGACGGACTGACCACCTACCTCGTCCCCCGGGGCGAGTCCACCATCTTCCCCGGCGCCGAGAGAGTTACGCTCAAGGAGATCACCGACGGAACCTCGAACACCGTGTTCGTGATCGACGCCGGCCCGGACCTCGCCGTCCCCTGGACCCGGCCGGCGGACTGGGAGGCGGGCGAGGGCGACGAACCCGACCTCGGGGGCCTCTTCGGCAACCACCCGGGAGGGACGAACGCGGGGTTCGCCGATGGCTCGGTGCGATTCCTCCGGGAGGAGATCGACCCGGGAACCTGGCGGAAGCTCCTGACGATCGCCGGGGGAGAGGCATTCGGGCCGGACGACTACTGACGAGCACGTTCGGGCGCTCGCCCGTCTCAGGACAGGGAGTCGATCCCTCCTTCGGATCCGAAGACGAACACGACGAGGCCCGGTGCGATCGATCGATCGCACCGGGCCTCGCGTGAATTGCCGTCGGGCTCACGCCGGGGAGGGGGCCGTTCAGTACGCCCGGAGCCCGCCGCCGCCGGGGTAGTTGCCGCCGCCATAGCGTTCGAGGGTGCTGAGGACGCCGTCGTTGACCCGGCGATAGAGGCTGGAGCGGTTCTCGGCCGCGACCTCCTGGCGGATCCACTCGCGGGCCTCATCGGAGAGGCCCCGGGATCCCATCGACTCGGCAACGGCGCCGAGCGCCTCGAGCCGGTCCACGTCGTCGGGGTAGAGGACGATGCAGCGTCGGGCGTCGGGGAACCGGCCGGCGGCGATCAGGCTCTCGACGAGGACGTCGTTGAGCGTACCCCGGAGGTCGGCGATCGGGATCGAGGCGAGGGTGCGGGCGGCCTCGGCGTAGTCGCCGGTCGCCACCCCGGGGTCGCCGCGACGGGCCTCGGCCTCGGCGATGGTGACGATCGCGTCGAACCGGAGTTCCAGGCCCGGGATCGACCGGGAGAGCCGACGGCCCAGCTCGAACTGGTTGGAGGTGGCCGCCGACCCGGTCACGGCCGTCAGGGCGATGTCGCGCCAGACCGGCACCCGGATCGCCGCCGCGTGCTCGGCAGCCCGCTCGATGTAACGCCCCGCCAGCTCCCGGAGCCGGGGGACGAGCCCCTGCTGGTCGCCCAGCGCCCCGGGGTCGCGGAAGGCGATCACGCCGATCGACTGGCCGCCCTGGGCCTGCTGCTCGACCACCACGTACTGCGTCTGCGGGCCGTAGCCGATGTGCTCGATCCGAAACGCCAGCTCGGCCGCCCGGTCGAACGCCTCCAGCGCCCGGTCGAGCAGGTCGACCCGCTCCTGGATCGAGAGTTCCGGCTCCAGCGACAGGATGCCCGCGGCCCCCGAGACGGCCGAATTGATGTCCTCCTGCGCGAGGCTGACGAACGCCCTGCTCGTCGAGATCAGCCGGAGGTCCCGCCGCTTCGGGTCGACGATCTGCGTGGTCGACTCGGCGGCCCGGTCCAGGGCCCGCCGCGCGGTCTCCAGGTCCCGGGTCAGGATCTTGTAGCGGGCGGCATCGACGAGGGCGAGCGAGCGCTCGGCCGGATCCTCGATGCGGAGGATGTTTTCGAGCAGCTCCTGGTCGATCCGCTCCACTTCCTCCCGGGAGAGGTCGGTGCCCGGGATCAGCGGCCGGGTCTCGAAGCCGGGCTCGGCGACCCCGGAGGGGGGCTGGCCGATGTCCTCCTGGGCCGGGACGGCGGCGGGCTCGGCCGCCCCGCCGAACGGGGAGGGACCGAGCAGCAGCCCCAGGCCGAGGGCCGCCGCCTGCTGCGACACGATGCGAAGTCTCGACATGGTGCTCCACCTCGCCGGCGTTCGGCCGGTCGGACCGCTCCGCCCGTCGCTGGGGGCGCGGGCGACTCCTCGTCGTGGCCGGTCCGCCGACCACCCCCATCGCCCAAGGGTTCCCCGCGATCCCCCCCCGGTCAAGCGGCCCGCCCCCCAGCCCGGCCCCGGCCCGTCCGGCTCCGCCGATTCATCCCCGCATTCCGGATGCCCCGATCGGTCCGATTGGGGCGGAACGGCCCCCCGGTCGATCCCCTCGGGCCGACCCCGGCGCCGGATCGCGCCGGGCGAGGGACGGCCCCATCATGCGTGTCGAGGGACGACGGAACGCGGAGCCCGGGTGGCCGGGGCACAGGCTAGCCGCTAACCTCCACGGGTCACCCTAACCCTCGGAGGGCCTGGCGAAGATCCGCCTGGGGTTGTCGAGCAGGATCGTCCGGGCCAGCTCCAGCGCCCGGTCCTGCGACCATCCCAGGCCCCGGACGCAGTCCTCGGCGAGCGACTCGGCCAGCAGTCGGCGATACATGTTGAACTTCGGCAGGATGAACTCCAGCTTGTAGGCGTCGGAATAGTAGCCGACCTGCTTCGTCTTCGGCACCGCCTGGAGCCTCGCCTTCAGGTCGGCGGCGATGAACGCCGGCACGTTGGAGTACCACCAGTGCCCGTTCGGCACCACGTTCGGGAAGATCCAGGAGAAGGCCACCAGCTCCGCCCCCGCGTCGGGCGAGAGGGTGGAGACCGGGAAGGTGACGCGGGGGAAGCGGTTGAACAGCCCCGCATACTCGTGAAGGCTCACCCGGCGATCGAACAGGTCGCGCCCGCCGGCCACCCCGGCGGGGTAGACGTTGCGGATCGGGCCGATCATCAGGTCGAAAGGCAGGCTCCACTCGTCGCACAGCTCGGCCAGCGTCCAGAAGACCAGCGTGCGGACCTCCTCGTGCTCGTCGGGGCGGAGGTCCATGTGCGTCAGCGCCCGA carries:
- a CDS encoding HpcH/HpaI aldolase family protein; its protein translation is MPRIKERLAQGKFVKLFGVGQLFHPKLVEVVGEHGGYDGLWLDQEHSGLSLKEIELAVLAARGYGLDHFVRLPATDYASIMRVLEIGAGGVMVSMVKSAEEAEQAVRWAKFWPRGERGMNGGNRDGRFGLTPMAEYAEKANAETFVGIQIETAGAIAEVAEIAAVPDVDLLFVGPADLSQVLGVPGQFEHPKCVEAIGRIAEACKRAGKPWGVVPRGTAYADRMAKLGCTMFVCGLDIHALHEGIRAFKGRYETLFDAD
- a CDS encoding DUF1559 domain-containing protein, yielding MTSLLLAVLTTAPIPPAPGQEAPDAPRASAVAPFVGEETFAVLHVDLSSLDIDGLARRLLAGFMTPREVDEATGGLSSWVESLREAGARSFFLVVDPADLPGLPIAVVPMTEGADAEAIGRILCGGGEGADAAFPVSWPTCATFRGAVFAGTDAALGRLRGREPVARPGFDAAFAAPGDAPVRLLIAPSDDQRRVVEEMLPALPGPLEGTPVSALSRGMRWAALSLEDQPRPTLRLAIQAADEPAARQLEDLARDGLGWVKAETGGDASMAEFARDLDRIEIRVEGNRLELVADLEQAAALVGAPLRRAREAAKRAQCVNNIKQLGLAMHNYHERHKSFPPAYSTDAEGRPLLSWRVHLLAFLEEQTLFDEFHLDEPWDSPHNAALISRMPDVFRCPSANLAEDGLTTYLVPRGESTIFPGAERVTLKEITDGTSNTVFVIDAGPDLAVPWTRPADWEAGEGDEPDLGGLFGNHPGGTNAGFADGSVRFLREEIDPGTWRKLLTIAGGEAFGPDDY
- a CDS encoding Uma2 family endonuclease, giving the protein MSTRLGSHTSPGIDYPDRDGQPRSDNTLQFQWIVTIKEGLEALFRDRPDVFVAGDLLWYPVEGDNKTRTAPDTLVAFGRPKGYRGSYRRWEEGGIAPQVVFEVLSPGNRFGELLRKFKFYERFGVEEYYIYDPDRNDLVAYRREGEVLVEIAEPNGLVSPRLGVRFELTEDSFEILGPDGRRFQTYVELARERDELQTRADRLADRLRALGINPDES
- a CDS encoding RNA polymerase sigma factor; the protein is MEPEQLARLIERHADALVLFARQWCDAPEDVVQEAFVALTGQGTTPENPAAWLFRAVRNGAINAGTASRRRRRHEEIAASSAPSWFDRPDDPTGVAGSVAHAIDPDDAGRELRSLPVDQREVIVAHLWGGLTFGQIAELTGRSSSAAHRLYQSGLETLRTRLGAPCRSRTHRSGPTGT
- a CDS encoding C-terminal binding protein codes for the protein MAEPFHVIVTDFLTEADVERPILGDIARIHLAGAVSEDDLAGPLPTADALIVYHDVPMLTEASLSRLKHCKGIVRAGVGYNNIDVDEAQRRGIPVCNVPDYGAEEVADHAIMMLLAVIRRLLPSHEAIRKGGWDVPVVYGVPRLRGRTLGLVGCGRIGSATALRAKAFGLDVVFYDPHVAPGFEKALGVRRASTPEALFEQSDYVSVHCYLDEASHHLVNADRLARMRSGGVLINTARGPIVDQEALIEALDSGHLAGAGLDVVEREPLDDDRLRSHPRVVLTPHVAFYSVEGFLEMRRKSAEEVRRLLLGQPPRCPVNEAARRLCPA